From the Nocardiopsis changdeensis genome, one window contains:
- a CDS encoding ANTAR domain-containing protein yields the protein MTTGSVELGDDVSSHDIAVADAVDVGVVRRTPTGWRVGNGHELPDLVSAMVLADLLTAEAGGERRRAQAPGRAPEGATEVERLRHTIAQLEHALHSRVVVEQAIGVLAERHTMPPREAFERLRSSARSRGRKVADLASDVVESSTSPLTVLPDELGVSPGTN from the coding sequence ATGACGACGGGGAGTGTTGAGTTGGGGGACGACGTGAGTTCTCATGACATAGCGGTCGCCGACGCGGTCGACGTCGGTGTGGTGCGCCGCACCCCGACGGGGTGGCGCGTGGGGAACGGGCACGAGCTGCCCGACCTGGTGAGCGCGATGGTCCTCGCCGACCTGCTCACCGCGGAGGCGGGCGGGGAGCGCCGGCGGGCGCAGGCGCCCGGACGGGCGCCGGAAGGGGCGACCGAGGTGGAGCGCCTGCGCCACACCATCGCCCAGTTGGAGCACGCGCTGCACTCGCGCGTGGTGGTGGAGCAGGCGATCGGCGTCCTCGCGGAGCGGCACACCATGCCGCCGCGCGAGGCGTTCGAGCGGCTGCGCTCCTCGGCGCGCTCGCGCGGCCGCAAGGTCGCCGACCTGGCGAGCGACGTGGTGGAGAGCAGCACCAGCCCGTTGACGGTGCTGCCGGACGAGCTGGGCGTCTCCCCCGGTACCAACTGA
- a CDS encoding mycoredoxin: protein MTNTATEQFTMYTTPWCGYCKRLKSQLAREGITGREVNIEEHPEAAELVMKVNNGNQTVPTVVFSDGAAMTNPSLAQVKQKLAELS from the coding sequence ATGACGAACACGGCCACCGAACAGTTCACGATGTACACCACCCCCTGGTGCGGGTACTGCAAGCGGCTCAAGAGCCAGCTCGCACGCGAGGGGATCACCGGGCGTGAGGTGAACATCGAGGAGCACCCGGAGGCCGCGGAACTCGTGATGAAGGTCAACAACGGGAACCAAACCGTCCCGACGGTGGTCTTCAGTGACGGAGCGGCGATGACCAACCCGTCGCTCGCTCAGGTGAAGCAGAAGCTGGCCGAGCTGTCGTAG
- a CDS encoding ATP-dependent DNA helicase UvrD2 has translation MDPDRVLEGLDPEQTLAARALRGPVCILAGAGTGKTRAITHRIAHAVAGGVVSEQQILAVTFTTRAAGEMRGRLRALGAPRVQARTFHAAALRQLSFFWPQVIGGEKPTLIESKIQAVARAAHSVGVQPDRTGLRDLASEIEWAKVTQVRPTDYESAVAKASRQAPLPAGEVARVFEAYEELRREHNLLDFESMLELTAGMINEYPAIAQRVREQYRYFVVDEFQDVNPLQKLLLDAWLGDRDDLCVVGDPSQTIYSFAGATPSYLTGFAARYPHATVVELVRDYRSTPQVVRVANHVISQARGTTSAGHLTLRAQRPDGPDPVYQEYDDEPAEATGVARKIRALMEEGVPAGEIAVLVRINAQSAAYEQALTDQGIPFSVRGTTRFFERPEIKQAVHLLRGARHEAAGEEPAPLITTVRQLLGQIGLTDTAPEGRQARERWESLAALAQLAEDMAAAPRPGGAPVTMNDLVEELDVRISTEHAPGFEGVTIASLHAAKGLEWDAVFLVGLTEGMMPIIYAETDEQVEEERRLFYVGVTRAREHLAMSWSLARSPGGRKTRKPSRFLDGLRPASPSTAARRAERRRGPARCRVCGNTLTDAAERKLGRCLDCPSSYDEALLERLRDWRRAVSQEQKVPAYVIFTDATLQAIAEQEPSGVPQLSAVSGVGPAKLDRYGEAVLALVAGAEPAEVMEGRDAPDGEEEDVAG, from the coding sequence ATGGACCCCGACCGCGTCCTGGAGGGACTGGACCCCGAGCAGACCCTGGCGGCGCGCGCCCTGCGCGGCCCCGTATGCATCCTGGCCGGTGCCGGAACGGGCAAGACCCGGGCGATCACCCACCGCATCGCCCACGCGGTCGCCGGCGGGGTCGTCTCCGAGCAGCAGATCCTCGCGGTCACCTTCACCACCCGCGCCGCCGGGGAGATGCGCGGACGGCTGCGCGCCCTGGGCGCCCCCCGCGTGCAGGCCCGCACCTTCCACGCCGCCGCGCTGCGCCAGCTCTCGTTCTTCTGGCCGCAGGTGATCGGCGGCGAGAAGCCCACCCTCATCGAGAGCAAGATCCAGGCGGTGGCCCGCGCCGCCCACTCCGTGGGCGTGCAGCCCGACCGCACCGGCCTGCGCGACCTCGCCTCCGAGATCGAATGGGCCAAGGTCACCCAGGTCCGCCCCACCGACTACGAGAGCGCCGTCGCCAAGGCGTCCCGGCAGGCGCCGCTGCCCGCGGGCGAGGTCGCCCGGGTCTTCGAGGCGTACGAGGAGCTGCGCCGCGAGCACAACCTGCTCGACTTCGAGTCCATGCTCGAACTCACCGCCGGCATGATCAACGAGTACCCGGCCATCGCCCAGCGGGTCCGCGAGCAGTACCGCTACTTCGTCGTGGACGAGTTCCAGGACGTCAACCCGCTGCAGAAGCTCCTGCTCGACGCCTGGCTCGGCGACCGCGACGACCTGTGCGTGGTCGGCGACCCCAGCCAGACCATCTACTCCTTCGCCGGGGCCACCCCCTCCTACCTCACCGGGTTCGCCGCCCGCTACCCGCACGCCACCGTCGTGGAACTGGTCCGCGACTACCGCTCCACCCCCCAGGTGGTGCGGGTCGCCAACCACGTGATCTCCCAGGCCCGGGGCACCACCTCCGCCGGGCACCTCACCCTCCGGGCCCAGCGCCCCGACGGCCCCGACCCCGTCTACCAGGAGTACGACGACGAGCCCGCCGAGGCCACCGGGGTCGCTCGCAAGATCCGCGCCCTGATGGAGGAGGGCGTCCCGGCCGGGGAGATCGCCGTCCTGGTGCGCATCAACGCCCAGTCCGCCGCCTACGAGCAGGCCCTCACCGACCAGGGCATCCCGTTCAGCGTGCGCGGCACCACCAGGTTCTTCGAACGCCCCGAGATCAAGCAGGCCGTCCACCTGCTGCGCGGCGCCCGCCACGAGGCGGCCGGGGAGGAGCCTGCGCCGCTCATCACCACCGTCCGCCAGCTGCTGGGGCAGATCGGCCTCACCGACACCGCGCCCGAGGGCCGCCAGGCCCGCGAGCGCTGGGAGTCGCTGGCCGCGCTGGCCCAGCTGGCCGAGGACATGGCCGCCGCGCCGCGCCCCGGGGGCGCCCCGGTCACCATGAACGACCTGGTCGAAGAACTCGACGTGCGCATCTCCACCGAGCACGCGCCCGGCTTCGAGGGCGTCACCATCGCCTCCCTGCACGCCGCCAAGGGCCTGGAGTGGGACGCGGTGTTCCTGGTCGGCCTCACCGAGGGCATGATGCCGATCATCTACGCCGAGACCGACGAGCAGGTCGAGGAGGAGCGCCGCCTCTTCTACGTCGGCGTCACCCGCGCCCGCGAGCACCTGGCGATGTCGTGGTCCCTGGCCCGCTCCCCGGGCGGGCGCAAGACCCGCAAGCCCTCCCGGTTCCTGGACGGCCTGCGTCCGGCGTCCCCCAGCACCGCCGCCCGCCGGGCCGAGCGCCGCCGCGGGCCCGCCCGCTGCCGGGTGTGCGGGAACACCCTGACCGACGCGGCCGAGCGCAAGCTGGGCCGCTGCCTGGACTGCCCCTCCAGTTACGATGAGGCGCTGCTGGAGCGCCTGCGCGACTGGCGGCGCGCGGTCTCCCAGGAGCAGAAGGTCCCCGCCTACGTGATCTTCACCGACGCGACCCTCCAGGCGATCGCCGAACAGGAGCCCTCCGGGGTCCCGCAGCTGTCGGCGGTGTCCGGTGTCGGTCCGGCGAAACTCGACCGCTACGGGGAGGCGGTGCTCGCGCTGGTCGCGGGCGCCGAGCCCGCCGAGGTCATGGAAGGTCGGGACGCCCCCGACGGCGAAGAGGAGGATGTGGCCGGATGA
- the tesB gene encoding acyl-CoA thioesterase II, whose product MSDRADETRRDQSLADLLAVLDLERIEVNIFRGSSPQEGPQRVFGGLVAGQALVAAGRTAPEDRYVHSLHAYFIRPGDPAVPIVYEVDRVRDGRSFTTRRVVAVQHGKPIFTLSASFHKEEPGLDHQIPMPDVPPPEELPSTRERLRAEFGRVPGFVRWHPIELRPVGPLSYEAERDPRLRTAVNPVWLKVDGKLPDDRLTQVCLMTYASDLTLLDTVLLRHGRSFAGISMASLDHAMWFHRPFRADEWLLYAQETPSAQGARGLARGLVYTRDGQLVCSVVQEGLIRVVDAEGWSDALRPGPV is encoded by the coding sequence ATGAGCGACAGAGCCGACGAGACCCGGCGGGACCAGTCGTTGGCCGACCTGCTGGCGGTTCTGGACCTGGAGCGGATCGAGGTCAACATCTTCCGGGGCAGCAGCCCCCAGGAGGGCCCCCAGCGGGTCTTCGGCGGCCTGGTCGCGGGCCAGGCCCTGGTGGCCGCGGGCCGGACCGCGCCCGAGGACCGGTACGTCCACTCCCTGCACGCCTACTTCATCCGCCCCGGCGACCCGGCGGTGCCGATCGTCTACGAGGTGGACCGGGTCCGCGACGGCCGGTCGTTCACCACCCGCAGGGTGGTCGCCGTCCAGCACGGCAAGCCGATCTTCACCCTGTCGGCCTCCTTCCACAAGGAGGAGCCGGGGCTGGACCACCAGATCCCGATGCCCGACGTCCCCCCGCCCGAGGAGCTGCCCAGCACCCGCGAGCGGCTGCGCGCCGAGTTCGGCCGGGTGCCGGGGTTCGTGCGCTGGCACCCCATCGAGCTGCGCCCGGTGGGGCCGCTGTCCTACGAGGCCGAGCGCGACCCCCGGCTGCGCACGGCGGTCAACCCGGTGTGGCTCAAGGTCGACGGGAAGCTGCCCGACGACCGGCTCACCCAGGTGTGCCTGATGACCTACGCCTCCGACCTCACCCTGCTGGACACGGTGCTGCTGCGCCACGGGCGGTCCTTCGCCGGGATCTCCATGGCGAGCCTGGACCACGCCATGTGGTTCCACCGCCCGTTCCGCGCCGACGAGTGGCTCCTGTACGCGCAGGAGACCCCCAGCGCCCAGGGCGCCCGGGGGCTGGCCCGCGGCCTGGTCTACACCCGCGACGGGCAGCTGGTGTGCTCGGTGGTGCAGGAGGGCCTGATCCGGGTGGTGGACGCCGAGGGCTGGTCCGACGCCCTGCGCCCCGGCCCGGTGTGA
- a CDS encoding WhiB family transcriptional regulator — translation MLASVLETPWLGETEIPCRMQPDLFFAEAPADVEAAKALCGSCPVREQCLSDALDRKEPWGVWGGQLLVAGQVVARKRPRGRPRKNPAPVAA, via the coding sequence ATGCTCGCGTCGGTCCTGGAAACGCCCTGGCTGGGCGAGACCGAAATCCCCTGCCGTATGCAGCCCGACCTGTTCTTCGCCGAGGCCCCCGCCGACGTCGAGGCGGCCAAGGCCCTCTGCGGCTCCTGCCCGGTCCGGGAGCAGTGCCTGTCCGACGCCCTGGACCGCAAGGAGCCCTGGGGTGTCTGGGGAGGCCAGCTGCTCGTCGCCGGCCAGGTCGTGGCGCGCAAGCGCCCGCGCGGACGCCCCCGCAAGAACCCGGCTCCGGTCGCCGCCTGA
- a CDS encoding M48 family metallopeptidase encodes MPSNTKIEVRRSPRRRRTVSAYRDGDTTVVLVPATFSRAEEKRWVGRMLQRLEAREERRRPGDGELHERAVELARRYLDGTRLPDSVRWVDNQNSRWGSCTPDTRTIRISRRVAGMPSWVVDYVLIHELAHLFIPHHGSEFWELVHRYPKAERARGYLEGFSAGSRSEPCEPGLAPEEPLTGAEVALAEE; translated from the coding sequence GTGCCCTCGAACACCAAAATCGAGGTGCGACGCAGTCCTCGCCGCCGGCGCACCGTGTCGGCCTACAGGGACGGGGACACGACCGTCGTCCTCGTGCCCGCGACGTTCTCCCGCGCAGAGGAAAAGCGCTGGGTGGGACGCATGCTGCAACGCCTGGAGGCGCGCGAGGAACGCCGTCGCCCCGGTGACGGGGAGCTCCACGAACGCGCGGTCGAACTGGCCCGCCGTTATCTGGACGGCACCCGATTGCCGGACAGCGTCCGCTGGGTCGACAACCAGAATTCCCGCTGGGGTTCGTGCACCCCCGACACCCGCACGATCCGCATCTCCCGACGCGTCGCCGGAATGCCCTCCTGGGTGGTCGACTACGTCCTCATCCACGAGCTCGCGCACCTGTTCATCCCGCACCACGGCTCGGAGTTCTGGGAACTGGTGCACCGCTACCCCAAGGCCGAGCGCGCCCGCGGCTACCTGGAGGGGTTCAGCGCCGGATCGCGCTCCGAACCCTGCGAGCCCGGCCTGGCCCCGGAGGAGCCGCTCACCGGCGCCGAGGTCGCCCTCGCGGAGGAGTGA
- a CDS encoding NUDIX hydrolase: MSLHADARAVLSAWAAPDARQEELRRAYVAHLDAHEDGMWRGCLPGHITASSAVVSAEGDRVVLTLHRVHRMWLQTGGHCEPQDATLAEAVLREATEESGIPGLELLPGPIRLDRHAVPCGGGSFHLDVQYALLAPAGAEPVMDPDESADLGWFPVDALPEPTDEVTRSLVSAAAAAVAAHLAAR, encoded by the coding sequence GTGTCGCTGCACGCCGACGCCCGGGCGGTGCTGTCCGCCTGGGCCGCGCCCGACGCGCGCCAGGAGGAGCTGCGCCGCGCGTACGTGGCGCACCTGGACGCCCACGAGGACGGGATGTGGCGGGGCTGCCTGCCCGGGCACATCACCGCCAGCTCGGCGGTCGTCTCCGCCGAGGGCGACCGGGTGGTGCTCACCCTGCACCGCGTCCACCGGATGTGGCTCCAGACCGGCGGCCACTGCGAGCCGCAGGACGCCACGCTCGCGGAGGCCGTGCTGCGGGAGGCGACCGAGGAGTCCGGCATCCCGGGGCTGGAGCTGCTGCCCGGGCCGATCCGGCTGGACCGGCACGCGGTGCCCTGCGGCGGCGGCAGCTTCCACCTGGACGTGCAGTACGCGCTGCTGGCCCCGGCCGGCGCGGAGCCGGTGATGGACCCGGACGAGTCCGCCGACCTGGGCTGGTTCCCGGTCGACGCGCTCCCCGAACCCACCGACGAGGTCACCCGTTCCCTGGTGTCGGCCGCCGCGGCCGCGGTCGCCGCCCACCTCGCCGCCCGGTGA
- a CDS encoding zinc-dependent metalloprotease, translated as MSDLPFGFSMPNDPDDESGRRAGDSGSGGAGSGRPGGGDSGTPEGFPFGDPQQMADMLRRFADMMSAQPAPGGTPAGQGTGSGINWSMAKDIARQVVAQKGDPSVPPGDYARVQEALRLGDLWLDQSTSLPSGVQTAQAWSRSEWVEKTMDSWAQLCDPLTSKTVRSMGQSLPEEMQSVAGPLLGMIQQMGGMMVGQQAGQAVGELSQEVVGTADIGLPLAGEGTAALLPLGVAKFSEGLQIPDDEVRLYLAAREAAVHRLYSHVPWLRSHVFRLVAEYADGMSFDISGLEDRLGEIDINNPESLQEVLGGQGMFQPEDTPQQKAALNRLETTLALIEGWVATVVSGAVTGRLPQADALAEATRRRRATGGPAEHTFAALVGLELRPRRLREAQALWKALEEARGIDGRDAVWQHPDLMPGSEDLDDPTAFVSGGAFADADFDISTLTGEAPGASAGEGPEQEKPDGEEPDEGKPDRPGGDS; from the coding sequence GTGAGCGACCTGCCTTTCGGTTTCAGCATGCCGAACGATCCCGATGACGAGTCCGGACGCCGCGCTGGCGACTCCGGCTCGGGTGGTGCCGGCAGCGGCCGCCCGGGCGGAGGGGACTCCGGAACACCCGAAGGATTCCCGTTCGGCGACCCGCAGCAGATGGCCGACATGCTGCGCCGGTTCGCCGACATGATGTCGGCCCAGCCCGCCCCCGGCGGCACCCCCGCCGGACAGGGCACGGGCTCGGGCATCAACTGGAGTATGGCCAAGGACATAGCGCGACAGGTCGTCGCGCAGAAGGGCGACCCCAGTGTGCCGCCCGGCGACTACGCCAGGGTCCAGGAGGCGCTGCGCCTGGGCGACCTGTGGCTGGACCAGTCCACCTCGCTGCCCTCGGGCGTGCAGACGGCGCAGGCGTGGAGCCGCTCGGAGTGGGTCGAGAAGACCATGGACTCCTGGGCGCAGCTGTGCGACCCGCTGACCAGCAAGACCGTCAGGTCCATGGGGCAGAGCCTGCCCGAGGAGATGCAGTCGGTCGCCGGTCCCCTGCTCGGCATGATCCAGCAGATGGGCGGCATGATGGTCGGCCAGCAGGCGGGCCAGGCCGTGGGAGAGCTCTCCCAGGAGGTCGTGGGCACCGCCGACATCGGGCTGCCGCTGGCCGGCGAGGGCACCGCGGCGCTGCTGCCGCTGGGCGTCGCCAAGTTCAGCGAGGGCCTGCAGATCCCCGACGACGAGGTGCGGCTGTACCTGGCCGCGCGCGAGGCGGCCGTGCACCGGCTGTACTCGCACGTGCCGTGGCTGCGCTCGCACGTGTTCCGTCTGGTCGCCGAGTACGCCGACGGGATGTCCTTCGACATCAGCGGCCTGGAGGACCGGCTCGGCGAGATCGACATCAACAACCCGGAGTCGCTCCAGGAGGTGCTGGGCGGCCAGGGCATGTTCCAGCCCGAGGACACCCCGCAGCAGAAGGCGGCGCTGAACCGGCTGGAGACCACGCTGGCGCTCATCGAGGGCTGGGTGGCGACCGTGGTGTCGGGCGCGGTGACCGGGCGGCTGCCGCAGGCGGACGCCCTGGCCGAGGCGACCCGGCGGCGCCGGGCCACCGGCGGTCCGGCCGAGCACACCTTCGCGGCCCTGGTCGGGCTGGAGCTGCGTCCGCGGCGGCTGCGCGAGGCGCAGGCGCTGTGGAAGGCGCTGGAGGAGGCGCGCGGCATCGACGGGCGCGACGCCGTGTGGCAGCACCCGGACCTGATGCCGGGCAGCGAGGACCTGGACGACCCGACGGCGTTCGTCAGCGGCGGGGCGTTCGCCGACGCCGACTTCGACATCTCCACGCTCACCGGCGAGGCCCCCGGGGCGTCCGCCGGCGAGGGGCCGGAGCAGGAGAAGCCGGACGGCGAGGAGCCCGACGAGGGGAAGCCGGACCGGCCGGGAGGGGACTCCTAG
- a CDS encoding NAD-dependent epimerase/dehydratase family protein, translating into MVAVTGAASGVGRLLVQRLAAPEGSAAPREVVAIDAEFADLRGVTWRIADVCDPGLVSRLDGVDVLVHTADDRSPDTRPADRRAHNIRAAQTVLTAAAASGVPRVFLVTSTMVYGAAPDNPVPLPENAVRVSDNSDGLMGDFAEIEALAERARRAHPGLTVTVVRPAPLVGPGLDTLLSRHFSAPRLLTVKGHEQHWQFCHIEDLAGALAFCALHGVDGPDGVVAVASGGSLTQGQVEEIAGMKHFEVPANLAFGTVRRLHQARITPAAEGELKFLVYPCVVDCATLREAGWKPDHDGEAALASLLESRGGPALVGRSIGRKEVAVTAAGAAGAAAAAIGTAVTIRHLRKRKGG; encoded by the coding sequence GTGGTCGCGGTCACCGGCGCGGCCTCCGGGGTGGGCCGACTCCTCGTGCAACGCCTGGCGGCGCCGGAAGGTTCCGCGGCCCCGCGCGAGGTCGTGGCCATCGACGCCGAGTTCGCCGACCTGCGCGGCGTCACCTGGCGTATCGCCGACGTCTGCGACCCGGGGCTGGTCTCCCGCCTGGACGGGGTGGACGTGCTGGTGCACACCGCCGACGACCGCTCCCCGGACACGCGGCCCGCGGACCGGCGCGCCCACAACATCCGGGCGGCGCAGACGGTCCTGACCGCCGCGGCCGCCTCGGGGGTCCCGCGCGTGTTCCTGGTCACCAGCACCATGGTCTACGGGGCGGCTCCGGACAACCCGGTCCCGCTGCCGGAGAACGCCGTCCGCGTCTCGGACAACAGCGACGGCCTCATGGGCGACTTCGCCGAGATCGAGGCGCTGGCCGAACGCGCCCGCCGGGCCCACCCCGGCCTCACCGTCACCGTGGTGCGGCCCGCGCCCCTGGTCGGCCCCGGCCTGGACACCCTGCTCAGCCGCCACTTCTCGGCGCCGCGCCTGCTCACCGTCAAGGGGCACGAGCAGCACTGGCAGTTCTGCCACATCGAGGACCTGGCCGGCGCGCTGGCGTTCTGCGCCCTGCACGGGGTGGACGGCCCCGACGGCGTGGTGGCGGTCGCCAGCGGCGGCTCCCTCACCCAGGGCCAGGTGGAGGAGATCGCCGGGATGAAGCACTTCGAGGTGCCCGCCAACCTCGCCTTCGGCACGGTCCGCCGCCTGCACCAGGCCAGGATCACCCCCGCCGCGGAGGGGGAGCTGAAGTTCCTCGTCTACCCGTGCGTGGTGGACTGCGCGACGCTGCGCGAGGCCGGGTGGAAGCCCGACCACGACGGCGAGGCCGCCCTGGCGAGCCTGCTGGAGTCCCGCGGCGGCCCGGCCCTGGTGGGCCGCAGCATCGGCCGCAAGGAGGTCGCCGTCACCGCCGCCGGGGCCGCGGGTGCCGCCGCGGCCGCCATCGGGACCGCCGTCACCATCCGCCACCTGCGCAAGCGCAAGGGCGGCTGA
- a CDS encoding molybdenum cofactor biosynthesis protein MoaE, with protein MEQITLASVRDTPLSVDEVLAAVQDPRAGGTAVFIGTVRDHDHGRDVARLGYSAHPTVEAMLRTVMEKVLADTAVPGRPVVRLAAVHRVGDLEIGDLAVVVAASAAHREEAFAACRRLIDDLKAQVPIWKHQAFTDGDQEWVGTP; from the coding sequence GTGGAACAGATCACTCTCGCCTCGGTGCGCGACACCCCTCTCTCGGTGGACGAGGTCCTCGCGGCCGTCCAAGACCCCCGTGCCGGCGGCACCGCCGTCTTCATCGGCACCGTCCGCGACCACGACCACGGGCGCGACGTGGCCCGGCTGGGCTACTCGGCGCACCCCACCGTCGAGGCCATGCTGAGGACGGTCATGGAGAAGGTGCTCGCCGACACCGCCGTCCCGGGCCGCCCCGTCGTCAGGCTCGCCGCCGTCCACCGGGTCGGCGACCTGGAGATCGGCGACCTCGCGGTCGTCGTCGCGGCCTCCGCCGCGCACCGCGAGGAGGCGTTCGCCGCCTGCCGCAGGCTGATCGACGACCTCAAGGCCCAGGTGCCCATCTGGAAGCACCAGGCGTTCACCGACGGCGACCAGGAGTGGGTGGGGACTCCCTGA
- a CDS encoding YlbL family protein, translating into MTLVVALVLLVGLGFGSRFLPMPYLVAGPGVTLDTVGRTEKGPVIEIDGAESYEHEGSLSMVTVQYAGGPQRRLDFFTVVRAWLSPTEAVMPEELLFPAGRSPEEVSERQATQMNDSQTDATAAALNEIGMGYDAVPVVADVVEDMPAEGLVEPGDVILAVDGEEVGTRSEGEPGTAVGSAAVVERVGEREPGDPVSLTLDRGGEEVEVELVAAEGEQGRAAVGVLIADEMDFPIEVDITVGDIGGPSAGMMFALGIIDRLSEEGLTGGASVAGSGTIDSAGRVGGVSGIPQKMVSAQRDGAEYFLVAADSCSQVAQSAAYGELEVVRVETLSDAVEALETIRTGEGELPRCE; encoded by the coding sequence ATGACCCTTGTCGTCGCCCTCGTCCTGCTCGTCGGGCTCGGGTTCGGCAGCCGTTTCCTGCCGATGCCGTACCTGGTGGCCGGGCCGGGCGTCACCCTGGACACGGTGGGCCGCACCGAGAAGGGGCCGGTCATCGAGATCGACGGCGCCGAGAGCTACGAGCACGAGGGCTCGCTGTCGATGGTCACCGTGCAGTACGCGGGCGGCCCCCAGCGCCGGCTCGACTTCTTCACGGTCGTGCGCGCCTGGCTCTCGCCGACCGAGGCGGTCATGCCCGAGGAGCTGCTCTTCCCCGCCGGCCGCAGCCCCGAGGAGGTCAGCGAGCGGCAGGCCACCCAGATGAACGATTCCCAGACCGACGCCACCGCCGCCGCCCTCAACGAGATCGGCATGGGCTACGACGCGGTCCCGGTGGTCGCCGACGTGGTCGAGGACATGCCCGCCGAGGGCCTGGTCGAGCCGGGCGACGTCATCCTCGCCGTCGACGGCGAGGAGGTCGGCACCCGCTCCGAGGGCGAGCCCGGCACCGCCGTCGGCAGCGCGGCGGTCGTGGAGCGCGTGGGCGAGCGCGAGCCCGGCGACCCCGTCTCCCTGACCCTGGACCGCGGCGGCGAGGAGGTCGAGGTCGAGCTGGTCGCCGCCGAGGGCGAACAGGGCCGCGCCGCGGTCGGCGTCCTGATCGCCGACGAGATGGACTTCCCCATCGAGGTCGACATCACCGTCGGCGACATCGGCGGCCCCAGCGCCGGGATGATGTTCGCCCTGGGCATCATCGACCGGCTCAGCGAGGAGGGCCTCACTGGCGGCGCCTCCGTCGCCGGGTCGGGCACCATCGACTCCGCGGGCCGGGTGGGCGGGGTCAGCGGCATCCCGCAGAAGATGGTCAGCGCCCAGCGGGACGGGGCCGAGTACTTCCTGGTCGCCGCCGACAGCTGCTCCCAGGTCGCCCAGTCCGCCGCCTACGGCGAACTGGAGGTCGTCCGCGTCGAGACCCTCTCCGACGCGGTGGAGGCCCTGGAGACCATCCGCACCGGCGAGGGCGAGCTGCCCCGCTGCGAGTAG
- a CDS encoding PPA1309 family protein: MSNIREAVMDLERHAAAQGWDRPLGLYALVPTAELLAAEPALAEMLGVSGAPDPLELTPVEQDPLPADLPLEEALGRIMWPEGVAGCALVMERLVVKGSDETLSPGEDASAQGRETEEIRMVAGVLRDGSRHCALRMRSHDSEEAVLNGADLVPALTSALALTLDLEG; this comes from the coding sequence GTGTCGAACATTCGCGAAGCCGTCATGGACCTCGAACGCCACGCCGCCGCTCAGGGATGGGACCGGCCGCTGGGCCTGTACGCCCTGGTGCCGACGGCCGAACTGCTGGCCGCCGAGCCCGCCCTCGCCGAGATGCTGGGCGTCTCCGGCGCGCCGGACCCCCTGGAGCTGACCCCGGTCGAGCAGGACCCGCTGCCGGCGGACCTGCCGCTGGAGGAGGCGCTGGGCCGCATCATGTGGCCGGAGGGGGTGGCCGGCTGCGCCCTGGTCATGGAGCGGCTGGTGGTGAAGGGCTCCGACGAGACCCTCTCCCCCGGCGAGGACGCCTCCGCCCAGGGCAGGGAGACGGAGGAGATCCGCATGGTCGCGGGGGTCCTGCGGGACGGCTCGCGGCACTGCGCGCTGCGCATGCGCAGCCACGACAGCGAGGAGGCGGTCCTCAACGGCGCCGACCTCGTCCCGGCGCTCACCTCGGCGCTGGCCCTCACCCTCGACCTGGAGGGCTGA